The Flavobacterium psychrotrophum region TCTTCTTCACCTTCGGCCTCAAACGGCGCGCTTGTTTTTGACTTGGTAGAGTAAAATGTATACATCCTGGCGTTGGGCTTCATCACGAAGCTGCCCAGCATATTTACACTGCCGTCATCGCGCAGTGGCCATACGGCTACATCATCGGCAGCAAATATGGTAACGTTTGGCTCTTTGGGAGCCGCAGCCCCGGGAGAACCTCCCGGAGATTTAGCTAAACTTGTTCTTAAATACATATCTTGAGATTATTCGATTACACGTTTTGTTTCTGTCCATACTCCGGCTATTTTGGTCAGCTGGATGTAGTCTGTCTCGGCATCAAGCGTGGCGTTAGCCGTAAGCTTGACGTTGCCGGTAGTAGTAAGTGTTAGCGCCGCGTTGGCAGCCTTACCATAGATCCTGATGCTTTTCCTTTCTACACCATTCACAATCCCAGTGAATGCCGTTGTAGAAGCAGTACCGGTATATCGGAAGATTGTTCCTGAATCGGCATCCAGCGTTGCTGTAGCAAAGTCCACATCTGTAGATGCTGCCGTAGGCGCTGAAGTTGTTCTGGAAAGTTCTGTAAAGGTCTTATCGTCGTTAACGTAAAGTGTTAGTGTGCCTCCTGTATTCAGTGCATAATCGCCCTGAATGTTGAACGTTGCATTATCTTTTACATATTTAACACCAGCCATTGACGGGTTACCTGTAATGGTAATTACCTGCCCTGCAGCAAACTCTCCTTTTGCAACTGCGATGTCCGTTACCCATTTCTCATCTACCACCATGGCGTTGTAGTTGATTTTTAGCACTCCAGACCTGTCATCGTAAATTGGCACTCTAACATTATCAGCAAACACCGGACAGTCGTTTGACCAAAGTTTTTGCTTGATAAATGCTGCTGTGTCGCCTTCTTCAACTTCAGTACCTACAAAAATGAAACGGATACCCAGCCTATAGTCGGCGAAAATCAGTGTATTACGTTTTTCATGCGTAATAGTGAATTTTCCTTTTTCTGAAGCATCGTAGTCCATGATCTGAATGTTCTTAGAGGACGTAATACCCATGAAGTCTGTATCAGTGTTATCTTTCAGCACTTGGAACTTGATCCATGGCCTGTCGATAGGGCTTTCAAGGCCGTAGTCTTGTTTACCCTGATCTGTAGAATACTGCAGTGTGTAGATTTCGCCGGCACGTTTATTATAGGCTTTTCTCCAGCGGTCAGTCAGCTGTAATTCCAGGCCTCCGTTTTTACGTTCGTCTTCCGGAACCATATCTACAAGCTTGTGTACATAGTCTACAATCCCTGCATCTGTAGGAGTACCGATGCTGAACTTGCGGTATTTTTTAGTAACGTCACCGTGGTAATACCACAGATATCTTAGACCGTTCTGGCTGTTTACTGCAGCACCGGCTGTGTCATCGTCTTCGCTTATAGAATAAATACCGTTGATCTGTGCCTTACGGTCATCAACTTTTTGCTGTTTAACCAATTCTGAAAGCAGAAATCCGATGAACGACATTTTCCAAGGATGCGATCCATCCATATTTTTGATGGATGCCAACCAGGTAGTTTCCAATTTCTGAAGTTGTTGGCCATTAAATTCAATATCAATTTTCTTAGCGAAAACTTTACCTACTTCGGCACCGATCTTGAATTTGTTTTTAGGATTCCAGCCAGCTTTACGGCCCTGAACAATCTCCTCCGGAATAATATAAGCATCTGCCACCTGGTCGAGTACGCCTGAACGCCTGTCCCATTCTGCAGGAAGATCTTCATAGTCGTTAAACCACGAATTGATTACCGTAGGATTTTCGCGCACGAAGTGCTCTAAATCTCCCTGAAGTGTAGGGATTGCACTATCATTACGAAAATCTGTAGCTTTCACACTACCATCTCTTAAGCGGGCATTCCACGGACGGCCTTCAAACGCGTCATAGGTCGCACCAGAGCCAAATAAGTGTGTAACAGAGTGTTTTAGCATGTTGTGTTGTCCTTTAATAATTTCAAGAGGAGAGTCGCCTTCAGGCGCGCCCATTAGCACATTAAGCTGGCCTTTAACTGTCTCCAGTTCTTTAGACAGCGCTTTAATTTTGGTAAGCGACGCGTTGCCATTATCATTACCATCGTTCGCTAATGTGGCAAGTTCCTCTGCACTTAAATTCGTTTCCAGTACCAGAGCATCGAGCTCGTCCTGGATAGCTTTTAGTTCCAGATTTTCTGAAGCCTCTGCCACACCTTTGTCAAGCCCTTTAATGAACTTGTCTGTGTAGTTTGCCCCCAAAGCATCTTCCAGCTTTTTTCTTTGTTCAGCGGTAAAGTCAGTTGCAGAACTGTCGGCATTAAGCGGTACCGAAGCGATACCAAGCAATGCCATAGCCCATTTTACTGCCTTACCCATCATTTTAAATTCCATAGATTTTAAAAGGGATTTAGTTAATAATTATTTGAATTGTTTAATCTCACTCAGGATTTCACCCATCTCCAGCGCTTTGCCCATGCCGCCAATGCCGTCAATCATGCCATACTCCAGTGCCAGGTCGGCGCCAAACGTTTTACCCGTAAGTACGCCCACAACATTTTGCTTAAGTTTCGGGCAACCGGCAACCACGGCGCCCTGAAACTTTCTAGCCAGGGGAGAAAGATGCTCCTCTTTAATCATGTCGTAATTACCCTCAAGCGCCAGGCGAAAGGCTTCGTTTTTGTGCTTGCTTTCTTCCGGATAGATCTCGTGGAACTTGTAGCCAAGGCTCTCAAGAAATTCGCGATTATCCATAAAATTGCACACCACGCCCACAGAGCCAAACAGTGCCGACACATCATTATCGGCAAGTTTGTGATCGCAGACTGCCACCAGTGCCCAGAAGTGCAGGGAACAACACTGATCTGCCAGGCCGATAACCGGCTTTTTCTTAGACTTTTTGAATTCCAAGAGTGGACCAATGGCCGACACCGCGCCCCCGGGACCGTCGATAACAAAAATTGTAAATCGAATGTTGGGATTATCGTCAGCAGCTCGCAGCGCGCCCGCAATTTCTTCTGACCCATAAGTGCACCAGTCGCCGTACTTTACAGCAGCGCCTACCATGTTTACCACAGCAACCGAGCCTTTAGGCACTTTTTCATACTGGCCATCCTCATTAGTAGGCAGGGCGCTCCCGGTCTTATCCAGTACGGTAAGCAGCCTGCCATTTATCTCTAAGGCTGTACCCGGAGAGATGGATTCTTTAAAGAATTTTTGTACAATGTTTTGCTTATCGACGGCAACAGTCTGCCCCATCATGATCTGATGTGCAATAGGCGCGTAAACTTTGAGGCCTTCAAAGCTCATGAGCCATTCGCCGCGGGCAATGTCCATCAAAAGGTGATTGAGTTTCATATTGCGAAATTGCTTTAGTTAGGAAAATAAGTTTGTAACATGGTTTTTGAAGCGTTTTGCCCAGCTGTACCTTTTATTGAGATACCAGAGTGCCACCACCGGCAGGAGCAGCAGCCACCACCAAAAACTGAACAGGGGAGTAGCTACCACCTTTTTGTTCAGGTCTTCGGTCTTGCCCTCAGCATTTATCTTTTTGTTGCCCGATGCCTGGCCGCTTTTGTTTTCAGTTCCGGAGACGCTAAGGTCTTCGCGCTTTGTTTCCTGCTTGTTGCCACTGTGCAGATTGCCTTTGCCTTTACCTTTAAAAACTGTTTTGTTTAGCAGCTTGCCGTCGGGCCCGTATTGCTCTACGCTCAGGGAGTCACCCGCAGCACCATCATAACTAATGCTGAGTTCCTGCTGCTGCAGTTGATACGTTGAGTTTTGTTTTACCCGGGATGTAATTGCGCTCTGGAAGGAAAAGGAAGTGTCGAGCTCTGCCAGGTACTTAAACTTAGTTTCGGTACTGTGCACTTCTTTTCGCCTGGAGGCGCAGCCGTAGATCGTAGCGACGGCAATGATTATGAGTAGCTGTTTCATAATTATGTCCTGTAGTTCCAGCGTGCCTGAGTTCCACGGATATCGTAATGCGTGAAGTTGTTGTACCTGCCCACGCCACCTTTTTTCATCTCACCGGCTGCAATAAGCTTTTCTATGGTAACAGCTACTTCTTCCGGAGTCATGCCTGGAATAACAATATCAGCAGCTTTACCATAAAGATGCTGACTTACTTTGCTGTGCCCTTTCTGTTTTTCGTTGTACGCTATAGTGCGGTACCCAGAGTTAATAATTATCGCCTTCCCTGTATGCTCTCGCAGCACTTCAAGATTTTTCGCTAATTCCTTAACGTTTTCCAGAGCAGAGCCTGCAGGCTCCGTGCGGTTAGCGTCGTGGCAGGCAAATTCCTGCAGTGTAAAATGTTTTGTGATTTTCATTGATTATTAGTATTAAAATTATCTGCGTCTTTAGTGCCGTCAAATTCAAACCACTTGTTGAATTTGCGTAGGATAACCCCTTTAATGCCGGCGGCTTCGGAATAGCCTAGGATGGAAAGATTCTCGAAATAGCTAATCAGCATTTGGCAGACTATCCAGGCTAAAACTACATAGTACAGCCAGCCAAACGGATTGATTTCGAAGCCCGCAATTTCTCCTTTAACTGAGGATGCAAAGGAGTTGAGGATAAAAAGGATTTGAATGTAAACTCCTAGTTTTAATATCATTCGCCCGATCTTGCGGCTCTTGATGCGTTCGCCTTTAACAACGATCGCAGCGCGCAGGCCCGTCTGGAACTCCGCAATGCACAGCATAACCAGAGCGACGACACAAACAGTATTAAGGCCGACGTATTGCTGTAGTAGATCTGAAACTGTGCCGGCCGTAATAATTATAGGAATTGTAAACTTGAGCTTATTTAGGTAAAATAGCTTGAAAACCGTAGTGCTGAAATCGCGAAGGCTGTAGTAGCCAAAGGCATTCAGGAGGTAATTGATAATTTTCATCAGGATGCACGTTTTGAATTGCCAAACTTATGCACTCGAGAAAATTATCTGTGTATCATGGTTTTTTGTAGTTAGTAACGCGATTTGCCGACTGTTCCTTCAGGCGATCAAGCTTTGTGCCTTTTTCGCGATAGTACAGCTGCCTCATGCTCTCGTTGCTGAAGCCAAACTCCAACAAATCGTACTTATCAATAAAATAGTCGATCGCGCTCTTTACCGAGGCGTCAGGATGTTTTGTGTAGCCATCTACGAAGTAAACAAAGGAGATACGGAAAATGTCTTCTAACAGATTATTGATTTCTGTAGTAGCTTCAGGCGTGAACTGCAGGAATGACTTTTTGCCCGATTCCATCCGGAAATAA contains the following coding sequences:
- a CDS encoding YcbK family protein; the encoded protein is MKITKHFTLQEFACHDANRTEPAGSALENVKELAKNLEVLREHTGKAIIINSGYRTIAYNEKQKGHSKVSQHLYGKAADIVIPGMTPEEVAVTIEKLIAAGEMKKGGVGRYNNFTHYDIRGTQARWNYRT
- a CDS encoding phage holin family protein, with the translated sequence MKIINYLLNAFGYYSLRDFSTTVFKLFYLNKLKFTIPIIITAGTVSDLLQQYVGLNTVCVVALVMLCIAEFQTGLRAAIVVKGERIKSRKIGRMILKLGVYIQILFILNSFASSVKGEIAGFEINPFGWLYYVVLAWIVCQMLISYFENLSILGYSEAAGIKGVILRKFNKWFEFDGTKDADNFNTNNQ